In Oleiharenicola lentus, the following are encoded in one genomic region:
- a CDS encoding ABC transporter ATP-binding protein, translating to MSLATNHTDSSPAIEVTGLQCGYEGRTVLKDLNFSVKRGEVFFIIGGSGCGKSTLLRNLVGLNAPLAGEVKFFGQSFTASDLGARRNLLKTFGVLYQGGALWSSLTLRQNVALPLEEHTALSKREIAELTSLKLAQVGLTGFEDYYPAEISGGMKKRAGLARALALDPDIVFLDEPSAGLDPITSRKLDDLVLQVRDSFGTTLVVVSHELASIFGIADRVIMLDRTAQGIIAEGPPNGLAERVRDPRVGEFLLRRDQPRVGSNK from the coding sequence ATGAGCCTCGCCACGAACCACACCGATTCCAGCCCCGCCATCGAGGTGACGGGCCTGCAGTGCGGCTACGAGGGGCGCACGGTGCTGAAGGACCTGAACTTCTCGGTGAAGCGCGGGGAAGTGTTTTTCATCATCGGCGGCAGCGGCTGCGGCAAGAGCACGCTCCTGCGCAATCTGGTCGGGCTGAACGCTCCGCTGGCCGGCGAAGTGAAGTTTTTCGGACAATCCTTCACCGCCTCTGACCTCGGCGCCCGGCGCAACCTGCTCAAGACCTTCGGCGTGCTCTATCAAGGTGGAGCGCTCTGGAGCTCGCTCACGCTGCGCCAGAACGTGGCCCTGCCCCTGGAGGAGCACACGGCGCTCTCCAAGCGCGAGATCGCCGAGCTCACCAGCCTCAAGCTCGCGCAGGTCGGGCTCACGGGCTTCGAGGACTACTACCCCGCGGAGATCAGCGGCGGCATGAAGAAGCGCGCCGGCCTGGCCCGCGCCCTCGCGCTGGATCCCGACATCGTGTTTCTCGACGAGCCCTCCGCCGGCCTCGATCCGATCACCTCGCGCAAGCTCGACGACCTCGTGCTGCAGGTGCGCGACAGCTTTGGCACGACGCTGGTGGTCGTGTCGCACGAGCTGGCGTCGATCTTCGGCATCGCCGATCGGGTGATCATGCTCGACCGGACCGCGCAGGGTATCATCGCCGAGGGCCCGCCCAACGGGCTGGCGGAACGTGTGCGCGACCCGCGGGTCGGGGAATTCCTCCTGCGCCGCGACCAGCCGCGGGTAGGAAGTAACAAGTAA
- the panC gene encoding pantoate--beta-alanine ligase: protein MNKVTSISAMKAAAAALRASGRRVALLPTLGALHAGHASLIRIARESGAAVVVSAFVNPLQFGASEDYAKYPRTPEADAMLAEKEGVELLFTPTADEMFPKGFSSLLQEDAISKPLCGVTRPALFRGALTCWLKLMNIVQPDAIVLGERDAQLLAVFKKTAADLLLPVEILTGPTVRDADGMVVSARNAYLTPSQREEALAVVRALRKAKEMVDSGVKSTDRIVAEATHIITAKRRLRVIYIAVVDQRTMEPMREINSGQCLMAVSYWVDEVRLTDNMPL from the coding sequence ATGAACAAGGTCACCTCCATTTCCGCCATGAAAGCAGCTGCGGCGGCCCTGCGCGCCAGCGGCCGGCGCGTGGCCCTGCTTCCGACGCTCGGCGCCTTGCACGCCGGGCATGCGAGCCTGATCCGGATCGCCCGGGAGAGCGGGGCCGCGGTGGTCGTCTCGGCGTTTGTGAACCCGCTGCAGTTCGGTGCCAGCGAGGACTACGCCAAGTATCCCCGCACCCCCGAAGCGGATGCGATGCTGGCCGAGAAAGAGGGCGTCGAGCTTCTCTTCACCCCCACGGCCGACGAGATGTTTCCCAAGGGTTTCTCCTCCCTTTTGCAGGAGGATGCGATCAGCAAGCCGCTGTGCGGCGTGACGCGGCCGGCTTTGTTCCGCGGCGCGCTCACCTGCTGGCTGAAGCTGATGAACATCGTCCAGCCCGATGCCATCGTGCTCGGTGAGCGCGACGCCCAGCTGCTGGCCGTGTTCAAGAAAACCGCCGCCGACCTGCTCCTGCCGGTCGAAATCCTCACCGGCCCGACCGTGCGCGACGCCGACGGCATGGTGGTGAGCGCGCGCAACGCCTACCTGACCCCTTCGCAGCGCGAGGAAGCACTCGCCGTCGTCCGCGCCCTGCGCAAGGCCAAGGAAATGGTGGATTCCGGCGTGAAAAGCACCGACCGCATCGTGGCCGAGGCCACGCATATCATCACGGCCAAGCGCCGGCTCCGGGTGATCTACATTGCGGTGGTGGACCAGCGCACCATGGAGCCCATGCGCGAGATCAATTCCGGCCAATGCCTCATGGCGGTTTCCTACTGGGTGGATGAAGTGAGGCTGACCGACAACATGCCCTTGTGA
- a CDS encoding MlaE family ABC transporter permease, whose product MPPASSTPVARAETVLEGAALKVAIAGDWSITGARPNWTTTLAGRQPKQVLLSAEGLGDWDSSLLLFLFEAQQWCRITGAFCDTRAMPPKILVLLKQMAVSHETTVPFDRSENFFSAVGEATFDALHKARGFSHFIGECVIGVIRVVKLSRRFRWGDAFEEMQNCGAMALPIVSLISFLVGVTLAYIGAIVLRQYGGDIYVADLVGLAMVREMGALMTGIVLAGRTGAAYAATLGNMKANEEIDALETLGISAIDFLVLPRLLALFVMMPLLTLYANALGIVGGMAVASGVLSIPPTAYWVEMLTIVDLSDLVTGVIKGGTFGLIIGLSGCLRGMEADRSAAGVGRAATSAVVTAILLIIVANALYAVVFDILGL is encoded by the coding sequence ATGCCGCCCGCCTCGTCAACGCCCGTTGCCCGTGCCGAAACCGTCCTTGAGGGCGCGGCACTGAAGGTCGCGATTGCGGGCGACTGGTCCATCACGGGTGCCCGCCCGAATTGGACGACCACCCTGGCCGGCCGCCAGCCCAAGCAGGTGCTGCTCTCAGCCGAAGGCCTGGGCGACTGGGACAGTTCCCTGCTCCTCTTTCTCTTCGAGGCGCAGCAATGGTGTCGGATCACCGGCGCGTTCTGCGACACCCGGGCGATGCCGCCAAAGATCCTGGTCCTGCTGAAGCAGATGGCCGTGTCGCACGAGACGACCGTGCCGTTCGACCGTTCGGAGAATTTCTTCTCGGCGGTGGGCGAGGCGACTTTCGACGCCCTGCACAAGGCGCGCGGGTTTTCCCATTTCATCGGCGAATGCGTCATCGGGGTCATTCGGGTGGTGAAGCTTTCGCGCCGCTTCCGCTGGGGCGACGCCTTCGAGGAGATGCAGAACTGCGGCGCCATGGCGCTGCCCATCGTGAGCCTCATCAGCTTCCTGGTCGGCGTGACGCTGGCCTACATCGGTGCCATCGTGCTCCGCCAATACGGCGGCGACATCTACGTGGCCGACCTGGTGGGCCTCGCGATGGTGCGCGAGATGGGCGCGCTCATGACCGGCATCGTGCTCGCCGGCCGCACCGGCGCGGCCTACGCGGCCACCCTCGGCAACATGAAGGCCAACGAGGAGATCGACGCGCTCGAGACCCTTGGCATCTCCGCCATCGACTTCCTCGTGCTGCCGCGGCTGCTGGCGCTGTTTGTGATGATGCCGCTGCTCACGCTCTACGCCAACGCCCTTGGCATCGTCGGCGGCATGGCGGTGGCGAGCGGCGTGCTCTCCATCCCGCCCACCGCCTACTGGGTGGAGATGCTGACCATCGTGGACCTGTCCGACCTCGTGACCGGCGTGATCAAGGGCGGCACCTTCGGCCTCATCATCGGCCTGTCCGGCTGCCTGCGGGGCATGGAGGCCGACCGCAGCGCCGCCGGCGTCGGCCGGGCCGCGACCTCGGCCGTTGTGACCGCCATCCTGCTCATCATCGTGGCCAACGCCCTCTACGCGGTGGTCTTCGACATCCTCGGACTCTGA
- a CDS encoding NAD(P)-dependent oxidoreductase, which translates to MATIAFIGTGVMGRSMAGHLLAAGHTLHVHNRTPAKAQPLLDAGARWHATPGAAAAAADFVFTIVGFPQDVEATYFGPAGVIAAAKPGTVLVDMTTSSPGLARRIAGAAAAQGLVALDAPVTGGDVGAREARLSIMVGGDEAAFEKTRPLFEKMGKIVIRHGGPGAGQLCKLANQISIASVMMSWCEALTFARRAGLDPARVLESIGSGAAGSVAMSVLAPRALKGDFAPGFYVKHFLKDLRLALDTAAELKLDLPGTRQAQQLYDEVARRGGNDDGTQALFRLYAERG; encoded by the coding sequence ATGGCAACCATCGCATTCATCGGCACGGGCGTGATGGGCCGCAGCATGGCGGGGCACCTCCTCGCCGCCGGCCACACGCTGCATGTCCACAACCGCACGCCGGCCAAAGCCCAGCCGCTGCTCGACGCCGGCGCCCGCTGGCACGCCACGCCCGGCGCGGCCGCCGCGGCGGCGGACTTCGTCTTCACCATCGTCGGCTTCCCTCAGGACGTGGAAGCCACCTACTTCGGCCCGGCCGGTGTTATCGCCGCCGCGAAGCCCGGCACGGTGCTGGTGGACATGACCACCTCCAGCCCGGGCCTCGCGCGGCGCATCGCCGGGGCAGCGGCGGCCCAGGGGCTCGTCGCCCTCGACGCCCCGGTCACGGGCGGTGACGTGGGCGCCCGCGAGGCGCGGCTCTCGATCATGGTCGGCGGCGACGAGGCGGCGTTTGAGAAGACGCGTCCGCTCTTCGAGAAGATGGGCAAGATCGTCATCCGTCACGGCGGGCCCGGCGCCGGCCAGCTCTGCAAGCTCGCCAACCAGATCTCGATCGCGTCGGTCATGATGTCATGGTGCGAGGCGCTGACCTTCGCCCGGCGCGCCGGGCTCGACCCCGCGCGCGTGCTGGAGAGCATCGGCAGCGGCGCCGCCGGCAGCGTGGCGATGAGCGTGCTTGCGCCGCGCGCGCTCAAGGGCGACTTCGCGCCCGGTTTCTACGTGAAACATTTCCTCAAGGACCTGCGCCTCGCGCTCGACACCGCCGCCGAGCTGAAGCTCGACCTGCCCGGCACCCGGCAGGCGCAGCAGCTCTACGACGAGGTCGCCCGCCGCGGCGGCAACGACGACGGCACGCAGGCGCTGTTCCGGCTCTACGCGGAACGGGGGTGA
- a CDS encoding MlaD family protein: MKTKLSPAAVGVFVIGAFAIGLIALLSFGGMSLFSKPHRFMVYFDESIHGLDLGSPVKLRGVRVGRVVDLAVHYDEAATKSVVVVTCELNRNVITDEKGAALKIAGPADIQTMVDHGLRAQLGVLGLATGLLFVELDFENPAEYPAAQIATPPKFVVIPAVPSAISEYQASLSEILADLKKVDFAGISREAKTLLATANKKIGEADVKGLGERISRAAEAMTAFVESPEAKQAFTNLNEALVATKAAVAKIDTQVDPVSEELKKTLANAQAALKTIDSTAATTRRFVQRQGDVGDEITTALRQVAEAATALENLVSSLERNPTSLLVGKKKKPE; this comes from the coding sequence GTGAAGACCAAGCTCAGTCCCGCCGCCGTCGGTGTGTTTGTGATCGGCGCGTTCGCGATCGGCCTCATCGCGCTCCTGTCCTTCGGCGGCATGAGTCTGTTTTCCAAGCCGCACCGGTTCATGGTGTATTTCGACGAGTCCATCCACGGCCTCGATCTCGGGTCGCCCGTCAAGCTCCGCGGCGTCCGCGTCGGCCGCGTGGTGGACCTGGCCGTCCACTACGACGAGGCCGCCACCAAGTCCGTGGTCGTCGTCACCTGCGAACTCAACCGCAACGTGATCACCGACGAGAAGGGCGCGGCGCTGAAAATTGCCGGCCCGGCCGACATCCAGACCATGGTGGACCACGGCTTGCGCGCCCAGCTGGGGGTGCTCGGACTGGCGACCGGCCTGCTGTTCGTGGAACTGGATTTCGAAAACCCCGCGGAATATCCCGCGGCGCAGATCGCGACCCCGCCGAAATTTGTCGTCATTCCCGCCGTGCCCTCGGCCATCTCCGAATACCAGGCCAGCCTCAGCGAAATCCTCGCCGACCTGAAGAAAGTGGATTTCGCCGGCATCTCCCGCGAGGCCAAGACCCTGCTCGCCACCGCCAATAAAAAGATCGGCGAGGCCGACGTGAAGGGCCTGGGCGAACGCATCAGCCGGGCGGCGGAGGCCATGACCGCTTTTGTCGAGTCGCCCGAGGCCAAGCAGGCCTTCACCAACCTCAACGAGGCCCTCGTCGCCACCAAGGCCGCCGTGGCCAAGATCGACACGCAGGTGGACCCGGTGAGCGAGGAACTGAAGAAGACCCTCGCTAACGCGCAGGCCGCGCTCAAGACGATCGACTCCACGGCCGCGACCACCCGGCGCTTCGTGCAGCGCCAGGGCGATGTGGGTGACGAGATCACCACCGCCCTCCGGCAGGTCGCCGAGGCCGCCACGGCCCTCGAGAACCTCGTGAGCTCTCTCGAACGCAACCCGACATCCCTCCTCGTGGGCAAGAAGAAGAAACCGGAGTGA
- a CDS encoding TylF/MycF/NovP-related O-methyltransferase: MTNSRWEIFWDGLAKRLMFRSPLRPYLLYKYRYAFTPAQLARLTTLATEAAAAPGDFCEIGCYRGYTTVFLNKHLDAIAPGKRYWAIDTFGGFVATDVAHETDMRGKTGREERRALDKFTVNSRAMFEATLRQNGITRVSTHAAAVQDFSFPAGTQLSFVLLDVDLYLPTVAGLAKVWPLLAPGGLIVVDDCQADHVYDGSRQAVQEFCAKHGVAPELVETKLAVLRKPRA, from the coding sequence ATGACCAACTCCCGCTGGGAAATTTTCTGGGACGGCCTGGCGAAGCGGCTGATGTTCCGTTCGCCGCTGCGTCCCTACCTGCTCTACAAATACCGCTACGCCTTCACCCCGGCCCAGCTGGCCCGCCTGACCACGCTGGCCACCGAGGCGGCGGCCGCGCCGGGGGATTTCTGCGAGATCGGCTGCTACCGCGGCTACACGACGGTCTTCCTGAACAAGCACCTCGACGCGATCGCGCCCGGGAAGCGGTACTGGGCCATCGACACCTTTGGCGGCTTCGTGGCGACGGATGTCGCGCACGAAACGGATATGCGCGGCAAGACCGGGCGCGAGGAACGCCGCGCGCTCGACAAGTTCACCGTCAACTCGCGCGCCATGTTCGAGGCCACGCTCCGCCAGAACGGCATCACGCGCGTGAGCACGCATGCGGCGGCGGTGCAGGATTTCTCGTTTCCGGCCGGCACGCAGCTGAGCTTCGTGCTGCTCGACGTGGATCTCTACCTGCCGACCGTGGCCGGGTTGGCGAAAGTCTGGCCGCTGCTCGCCCCCGGCGGGCTGATCGTGGTGGACGACTGCCAGGCTGATCACGTCTATGACGGCTCGCGGCAGGCGGTGCAGGAGTTTTGCGCGAAGCACGGCGTGGCCCCTGAACTGGTCGAGACCAAGCTCGCGGTGCTGCGGAAACCACGGGCCTGA
- a CDS encoding HAD family hydrolase codes for MLPACVLLDLDGTLIDHFKAIHRCHTHAMTRLGLPAPTMAQVRAAVGGGVELAVERLVGRERQAAALAIYRPHWNATMLEDAEILPGAKELLTALRARGVKTAVFTNKHGPSSRAVCAHLGLAPLLDGNFGATDTPWLKPEPAFAQHVLTQLGAEAKTTLLVGDSPFDVQAAQNAGFAFIGVTTGTHNEAELRAAGASHVCAGLPEVSRALGL; via the coding sequence ATGCTTCCCGCCTGCGTCCTCCTCGACCTCGACGGCACCCTGATCGACCACTTCAAGGCGATCCATCGCTGCCACACGCACGCCATGACCCGCCTTGGCCTGCCCGCGCCGACGATGGCGCAGGTCCGCGCCGCGGTTGGTGGCGGCGTCGAACTCGCCGTCGAACGCCTGGTCGGGCGGGAGCGGCAGGCCGCCGCGCTCGCGATTTACCGTCCCCACTGGAACGCCACGATGCTCGAGGACGCCGAGATCCTGCCCGGAGCGAAGGAGCTGCTCACCGCCTTGCGCGCCCGCGGCGTGAAGACCGCGGTGTTCACCAACAAGCACGGTCCTTCCTCCCGCGCCGTCTGCGCCCACCTCGGCCTCGCCCCCCTTCTCGACGGCAACTTCGGCGCCACCGACACGCCGTGGCTGAAGCCCGAGCCCGCCTTCGCGCAGCACGTGCTGACGCAGCTCGGCGCCGAGGCAAAAACCACGCTGCTGGTCGGTGATTCGCCCTTCGACGTGCAGGCGGCGCAGAATGCCGGTTTCGCTTTCATCGGCGTCACCACCGGCACCCACAACGAGGCGGAACTGCGCGCCGCCGGCGCCTCGCATGTGTGCGCCGGTCTGCCGGAAGTCAGTCGCGCATTGGGTTTATAG
- a CDS encoding PqiC family protein, protein MKIRISIRRCLARSVPLSALSLFLSACSILPEPQADTVRHFTLSEPAQMGRATEGVVVRPVRLAGHLRNRTMAVRVSAHEVVYLEDVRWAEPLDEALTQVLRNRLRAVTTGATVVVQVQRCELVRSDDNTVQLVATYAITPAGGGEAQSAVFTATPRKWEGGDPGAIIGLMREAAGELADAIAAVVEK, encoded by the coding sequence ATGAAGATTCGGATTTCAATTCGCCGCTGTCTGGCCCGCAGCGTTCCGCTCTCCGCCCTCAGTCTTTTTCTCAGCGCCTGCAGCATCCTGCCCGAGCCGCAGGCGGACACCGTGCGCCATTTCACGCTGAGCGAGCCGGCGCAGATGGGCCGCGCGACGGAAGGCGTGGTTGTGCGCCCGGTGCGACTGGCCGGGCACCTGCGCAACCGCACCATGGCGGTGCGCGTGTCGGCCCATGAAGTCGTTTATCTGGAAGATGTCCGCTGGGCCGAGCCGCTCGACGAGGCGCTCACCCAGGTGTTGCGCAACCGCCTGCGGGCAGTGACGACCGGCGCCACCGTGGTCGTGCAGGTGCAGCGCTGCGAACTGGTTCGTTCCGACGACAACACGGTCCAGCTGGTTGCCACCTACGCGATCACTCCCGCCGGGGGCGGCGAGGCCCAGTCGGCCGTGTTCACCGCGACCCCGCGCAAGTGGGAAGGCGGCGATCCTGGGGCCATCATCGGCCTCATGCGCGAGGCGGCCGGTGAGCTGGCCGACGCGATCGCGGCGGTGGTCGAAAAATGA
- a CDS encoding LL-diaminopimelate aminotransferase, with product MIRINENYTKLKASYLFADIAKRVNAYVAANPSKPIIRLGIGDVTEPLPQVCRDALHAATDELGQRATFKGYGPEQGYAFLRDAIAQHDYAARGCKIESDEIFISDGSKCDCGNIQEIFSHDVRLAIPDPVYPVYVDTNVMAGRTGANVDGRYQGITYLECTPANGYVPAVPSVATDLIYLCFPNNPTGAVATKAQLAAWVAYAKANKAIILFDSAYEAYIRDPQIPHSIYEIEGARDVALEFRSFSKTAGFTGTRCAYLVVPKTVVAYDVAGNAHPIHALWNRRHSTKFNGVSYPVQKAAAAIYTEAGKQQTGALINHYLANAKLIRDAMTKLGFSCVGGDNAPYIWVNTGRDSWQFFDTLLNQAQVVCTPGAGFGKCGEGHVRISAFNSRENVETALARIAAALK from the coding sequence ATGATCCGCATCAACGAGAACTACACCAAGCTCAAGGCCAGCTACCTCTTCGCCGACATCGCGAAGCGCGTGAACGCCTATGTCGCCGCCAATCCGTCCAAGCCGATCATCCGCCTCGGCATCGGCGATGTCACCGAGCCGCTCCCGCAGGTCTGCCGCGACGCCCTGCACGCCGCCACCGACGAGCTGGGCCAGCGCGCCACCTTCAAGGGCTACGGCCCGGAGCAGGGCTACGCCTTCCTCCGCGACGCCATCGCCCAGCACGACTACGCCGCCCGCGGCTGCAAGATCGAGTCCGACGAAATCTTCATCTCCGACGGCTCCAAGTGCGACTGCGGCAACATCCAGGAGATCTTCTCTCACGACGTCCGCCTTGCCATTCCCGATCCGGTATATCCCGTTTACGTGGACACCAACGTCATGGCCGGCCGCACCGGTGCCAATGTGGACGGCCGTTACCAGGGCATTACCTACCTCGAGTGCACGCCCGCCAACGGCTACGTGCCCGCCGTGCCCTCGGTTGCCACCGACCTGATCTACCTCTGTTTCCCGAACAACCCGACCGGCGCCGTCGCCACCAAGGCCCAGCTCGCAGCCTGGGTCGCCTACGCCAAGGCCAACAAGGCCATCATCCTCTTCGACTCCGCCTACGAGGCTTACATCCGCGACCCGCAGATCCCGCACTCGATCTATGAGATCGAGGGCGCCCGCGACGTCGCCCTCGAGTTCCGCAGCTTTTCCAAGACCGCCGGCTTCACCGGCACCCGCTGCGCCTACCTCGTTGTCCCCAAGACCGTCGTGGCCTACGACGTCGCCGGCAACGCCCACCCGATCCACGCCCTCTGGAACCGTCGCCACTCGACCAAATTCAACGGCGTCTCGTATCCCGTCCAGAAGGCCGCCGCCGCCATCTACACCGAGGCCGGCAAGCAGCAGACCGGCGCGCTCATCAACCACTACCTCGCCAACGCCAAGCTCATCCGCGACGCGATGACGAAGCTCGGTTTCAGCTGCGTGGGCGGCGACAACGCCCCCTACATCTGGGTGAACACCGGCCGCGACTCCTGGCAGTTCTTCGACACGCTCCTCAACCAGGCGCAGGTCGTCTGCACCCCCGGCGCCGGCTTCGGCAAGTGCGGCGAAGGCCACGTGCGCATCAGCGCCTTCAACTCCCGCGAAAACGTCGAGACCGCCCTCGCCCGCATCGCCGCCGCGCTGAAGTGA
- a CDS encoding VOC family protein — MNAAPVKSIRQIALTTKSVPALVAFYRDVVELKHLFDAGPNLSFFDVGGVRLMLTLPSSPELDHAPSLFYYLVDDIDAAHATLKSRGAREERPPGLTAKMPDHELWTSFFRDPDGNLFALMCEKDRWPEERAKGGAVPTL, encoded by the coding sequence ATGAACGCCGCGCCCGTCAAAAGCATCCGGCAGATCGCCCTGACCACGAAGAGCGTGCCGGCCCTGGTTGCCTTCTATCGCGATGTCGTGGAGCTGAAGCATCTCTTCGATGCCGGACCGAACCTCTCGTTCTTCGACGTGGGCGGCGTGCGGCTCATGCTCACGCTGCCGTCGTCGCCGGAGCTCGATCACGCGCCATCGCTGTTTTACTACCTGGTGGACGACATTGACGCAGCTCACGCAACGCTCAAGTCCCGCGGAGCCCGCGAAGAACGCCCGCCCGGGTTGACGGCCAAGATGCCCGATCACGAGCTGTGGACCTCGTTTTTCCGCGACCCCGACGGGAACCTGTTTGCGCTGATGTGCGAAAAAGACCGGTGGCCTGAGGAACGGGCTAAGGGCGGGGCTGTTCCAACGTTGTGA
- a CDS encoding pyrimidine/purine nucleoside phosphorylase, which yields MSLPTQFTGVTVHTKANVYFDGKVVSHTVLMPDSAKKTLGLIYPGSYHFGTGAPERMEIVAGACRVTLDGSTAVKDYAAGTYFDVPGKSGFTIEVKSGLCEYICSFL from the coding sequence ATGTCCCTCCCCACCCAGTTCACCGGCGTCACCGTCCACACCAAGGCCAACGTCTATTTCGACGGCAAGGTCGTCAGCCACACCGTGCTGATGCCCGACAGTGCCAAGAAGACCCTCGGGCTCATCTACCCCGGCAGCTACCACTTCGGCACGGGCGCGCCCGAGCGCATGGAGATCGTCGCCGGCGCCTGCCGCGTGACGCTCGACGGCTCGACCGCGGTGAAGGACTACGCCGCCGGCACCTACTTTGACGTGCCCGGCAAGAGCGGCTTCACCATCGAGGTGAAGTCCGGCCTCTGCGAATACATCTGCTCGTTCCTGTAA
- a CDS encoding DUF2721 domain-containing protein encodes MDSLSSLLPIIQFAITPVILISGMGALMITLTNRMARIVDRTRELAEKIPDSDPDERTHLEDQLAIMWRRTLMIRRAVTANGLSMLVSCLMIVALFAAAMFDWNMRLVVLLLFAASIVLLTASLVDFLRDIFISLHALQLQVERARQKPATRAPWATGGPRGP; translated from the coding sequence ATGGATTCCCTCTCCTCGCTGCTGCCGATCATCCAGTTTGCCATCACGCCCGTCATCCTGATTTCCGGCATGGGCGCGCTCATGATCACGCTCACCAACCGCATGGCCCGCATCGTGGACCGCACACGCGAACTGGCGGAGAAGATTCCCGACTCGGATCCCGATGAGCGCACCCACCTGGAGGACCAGCTGGCGATCATGTGGCGGCGGACCCTGATGATCCGCCGGGCCGTGACCGCCAACGGGCTCAGCATGCTCGTGTCGTGCCTGATGATTGTGGCGCTGTTCGCCGCGGCGATGTTCGACTGGAACATGCGCCTCGTGGTGCTGCTGCTCTTCGCGGCCAGCATTGTGCTGCTCACGGCCTCGCTGGTGGATTTTCTCCGTGATATCTTCATCTCGCTGCACGCGCTGCAGTTGCAGGTGGAGCGCGCCCGGCAGAAACCCGCCACGCGCGCCCCCTGGGCGACCGGCGGTCCCCGCGGGCCATGA
- a CDS encoding peptidylprolyl isomerase, with amino-acid sequence MRFLKPLAFLALALCATLLPATEPLGPGLYAEFTTPRGVFVAELDYQRVPMTVTSFVGLAEGTIAARDGQPFYTGLKWFRVVPGFVIQGGDPDHYANRDNDKDTAHYTFPDEFVPGRHHDAAGVLSMANAGPDTNSTQFFVTLGDSTRLNYLHSVFGRVHLGLEVLPLVQADDPFSIRIIRVGEAARAFQADAATFQALVAKAKKYSGAAEPGPTAHFDDPDKLIPAEPPRAKAFNFKLANYERATGRKIFARLSGSAPPAAEDELAGAYMKALATKLGTVRDGVLVAFFAPDDWRVWIGDDLVPVFLGRPVADGDLGEGGKLHDAKEALLTAALKAGDEAYAAQKASAEKSGREPPPPAQHLKLQVDALLDALLLRFEPKR; translated from the coding sequence ATGCGCTTTCTGAAACCGCTCGCGTTCCTCGCCCTCGCCCTGTGCGCGACCCTCCTGCCGGCCACCGAACCGCTCGGCCCCGGCCTCTACGCCGAGTTCACCACGCCGCGCGGCGTGTTCGTCGCCGAACTCGACTACCAGCGCGTCCCGATGACCGTCACGAGCTTCGTTGGTCTCGCCGAGGGCACGATCGCCGCGCGCGACGGCCAGCCGTTCTACACCGGCCTCAAGTGGTTCCGCGTGGTGCCGGGCTTTGTGATCCAAGGCGGGGACCCGGACCACTACGCCAATCGCGACAACGACAAGGACACCGCGCACTACACGTTTCCCGATGAATTTGTCCCCGGCCGGCACCACGATGCCGCCGGCGTGCTCTCGATGGCCAACGCGGGGCCCGACACCAACTCGACGCAGTTCTTTGTCACACTCGGCGACAGCACGCGCCTGAACTACCTGCACAGCGTCTTCGGCCGCGTGCACCTCGGGCTCGAGGTGCTGCCCCTGGTGCAGGCGGACGATCCCTTCAGCATCCGCATCATCCGCGTCGGCGAGGCCGCGCGGGCCTTCCAGGCCGACGCAGCGACCTTCCAGGCCCTCGTGGCCAAGGCGAAGAAGTATTCCGGCGCCGCCGAGCCCGGCCCGACCGCGCACTTCGACGATCCCGACAAGCTGATCCCCGCCGAGCCCCCGCGCGCGAAGGCCTTCAACTTCAAACTCGCCAACTACGAGCGCGCCACCGGCCGGAAGATCTTCGCCCGCCTCTCCGGCTCGGCGCCGCCCGCGGCGGAGGACGAGCTGGCCGGGGCTTACATGAAAGCGCTCGCCACCAAGCTCGGCACGGTCCGCGACGGCGTGCTGGTCGCGTTCTTCGCGCCCGACGATTGGCGCGTGTGGATCGGCGACGACCTCGTGCCGGTCTTCCTCGGCCGGCCGGTCGCCGACGGCGACCTCGGCGAGGGCGGCAAGCTGCATGACGCCAAGGAGGCGCTCCTCACCGCCGCGCTCAAAGCCGGTGATGAAGCCTACGCCGCCCAGAAAGCGTCGGCGGAAAAATCCGGCCGCGAGCCGCCGCCACCGGCCCAGCACCTCAAACTGCAGGTGGACGCCCTGCTCGACGCGCTGCTGTTGCGTTTTGAGCCGAAGCGCTGA